A single Pseudanabaenaceae cyanobacterium SKYG29 DNA region contains:
- the bchI gene encoding magnesium chelatase ATPase subunit I: MKLALILNVIDPKIGGVMIMGDRGTGKSTTIRALADLLPEIEVVADDPFNSHPTDSELQSEFVRERLARGEVLPIVRKKVAMVDLPLGATEDRVCGTIDIERALSEGVKAFEPGLLAKANRGILYIDEVNLLDDHLVDVLLDAAASGWNTVEREGISIRHPARFVLVGSGNPEEGELRPQLLDRFGMHAQIRTVKDPELRVKIVEQRTQFDQNPYAFLSAYASAQAELEHRITAAQQLLPQVTVPQELKLKISQVCAQLDVDGLRGDIVTNRAAKALCAYEGRTTVTVGDIEKVIVLCLRHRLRKDPLASIDSGDRVQKVFQEVFAQVA, encoded by the coding sequence ATGAAACTTGCCCTGATCCTCAATGTCATTGACCCCAAAATTGGCGGTGTGATGATCATGGGCGATCGGGGTACGGGTAAATCTACAACCATCCGTGCCTTAGCGGACTTGCTCCCCGAAATTGAAGTTGTGGCTGATGACCCCTTTAATAGTCACCCGACTGACAGTGAGCTGCAGAGTGAGTTTGTGCGGGAGCGCCTAGCGCGGGGAGAAGTATTACCGATTGTGCGCAAAAAAGTAGCCATGGTGGATTTGCCCCTGGGAGCAACAGAAGATAGAGTATGCGGCACGATCGATATTGAGCGGGCGTTAAGTGAGGGAGTAAAAGCCTTTGAGCCTGGTCTGTTAGCAAAAGCAAATCGGGGCATTTTATACATCGATGAAGTGAATTTGTTAGATGACCACTTAGTAGATGTGCTGTTGGATGCAGCGGCTTCTGGCTGGAATACCGTAGAAAGGGAAGGGATTTCCATTCGTCATCCGGCTAGATTTGTGCTAGTGGGGTCAGGTAATCCCGAGGAGGGAGAATTGCGCCCCCAATTACTCGATCGCTTTGGTATGCACGCCCAGATTAGGACAGTCAAAGACCCTGAACTACGGGTGAAAATTGTTGAACAACGCACCCAGTTTGACCAGAATCCCTATGCCTTTCTGAGTGCCTATGCCAGTGCGCAGGCAGAATTAGAGCACAGAATTACGGCAGCTCAACAACTGTTACCCCAGGTCACAGTGCCCCAGGAGTTAAAACTGAAGATTTCCCAAGTCTGTGCCCAACTGGACGTGGATGGACTGCGGGGGGATATTGTCACTAACCGTGCTGCTAAAGCTCTCTGTGCCTATGAAGGCAGAACAACTGTGACAGTGGGGGATATAGAAAAAGTAATAGTTCTCTGTCTGCGCCACCGCCTCCGCAAAGACCCCCTAGCTTCTATTGACTCAGGGGATAGGGTGCAAAAGGTATTCCAGGAAGTGTTTGCCCAAGTAGCGTGA
- a CDS encoding tyrosine-type recombinase/integrase, giving the protein MKRKKQKRHRKGEVAVCDDRGNLRLVFSFHKQRFFWSLRLPDTPHNRLIAHQKALKIRQDIELGLFRPENKSLYITNERPEGQTVRLAELWQRFVDYQKQILSPTTIVNSYEAVTRYLAKCSTEGLQDPVSLRGELLQITTKGQAQDALMYLSKCCQWGIKHGLLDRNPFAGMYREIKTNKPTAPVAFTREERDQIIAAFVNHSTYSHYAPLVKFLFWTGCRPCEAVGLKWSAVALDCSFVQFAASIVIAGSKLIERQSTKTGVVRKFPCNQALQELLQSLDRSTNPLVFPSKRGKPINIRNFNVGAWRGVLASLGLDYKNGIRMTPYNCRDTFISLQIAAGVSSDVVAYWVGNSPAVIRQKYLDPAALDRLAPVLG; this is encoded by the coding sequence ATGAAACGCAAAAAACAAAAACGCCACCGCAAAGGGGAAGTTGCTGTCTGTGACGATCGGGGCAATCTACGTCTAGTTTTTAGTTTCCATAAACAGAGGTTTTTTTGGAGCCTACGCCTGCCCGATACACCCCATAACCGCCTCATTGCCCATCAAAAAGCCTTGAAAATTCGTCAGGACATTGAACTAGGGCTATTTCGCCCAGAAAATAAGTCTTTATACATAACTAACGAACGCCCAGAGGGTCAGACCGTCCGTTTAGCAGAACTGTGGCAGCGATTTGTCGACTACCAAAAGCAAATTCTCTCCCCCACCACGATCGTTAACAGCTATGAGGCAGTCACACGCTATCTAGCCAAATGTTCTACAGAAGGACTGCAAGACCCTGTTAGCCTGCGGGGAGAGCTACTACAAATTACGACCAAAGGGCAAGCCCAGGATGCGCTGATGTACCTGTCTAAGTGTTGTCAGTGGGGTATAAAACATGGATTGCTCGATCGGAATCCCTTTGCGGGTATGTACAGAGAAATCAAAACCAATAAACCTACTGCTCCTGTTGCCTTTACACGGGAAGAAAGAGATCAGATTATTGCTGCCTTTGTCAATCATTCCACCTACAGCCACTATGCCCCCCTGGTGAAATTTTTGTTTTGGACTGGCTGTCGTCCCTGTGAAGCAGTGGGACTGAAATGGTCTGCTGTTGCCTTAGATTGCAGTTTTGTCCAGTTTGCTGCCAGCATTGTTATAGCAGGCAGTAAGCTAATAGAACGCCAATCCACTAAAACCGGTGTTGTACGCAAGTTTCCCTGTAATCAAGCATTGCAAGAACTACTGCAGTCCCTCGATCGTTCTACTAATCCCCTCGTCTTTCCCAGCAAAAGGGGCAAACCAATCAACATCAGGAACTTCAACGTAGGAGCGTGGCGGGGGGTATTAGCTAGTTTAGGCTTGGATTACAAAAATGGCATCCGCATGACCCCCTACAACTGCCGTGACACCTTTATCAGTCTGCAAATTGCGGCTGGTGTTTCCTCCGATGTTGTTGCCTACTGGGTCGGCAATTCCCCCGCTGTTATCCGTCAAAAATACCTAGACCCCGCTGCCCTTGACCGCCTTGCCCCTGTGCTAGGCTAA
- a CDS encoding TIGR03032 family protein has product MGGLAKDLVIWNLFLDPIFLRTVFTTNFPHILQSLGISLAVSTYQAGFLIIVRADGDKLNTHFRKFDKPMGLAADGEKIALGSSYQILEFRNLPAVTAKLIPPYKHDACYLLRQSHITGDIDIHEMAYADDEIWFINTKLSCLCTIDRVHSFVPQWRPPFISGYDLTDRCHLNGLGVREGKPRYVTALGETDTPNGWRANRARGGILMDIATNEFICRGLSMPHSPRWYRDRLWVLESGKGSVATVDLRTGALTTVAELPVFTRGIDFWGNLAFIGLSQVRETAVFSGIPLTQRLTERICGIWIVNIVTGETLGFLRFIEGVQEIFAISVLPHRYPEVLETNDVHLTNSFFLPDEAVCQFVQTELSTPPERVIDSFSVIIPVYNTNRRGKGVLERTLKSIEASIDYYLAQEKPEHHCKYEVILVNDGSTDNTWEIVQQFVRGKSFYRLIEHDRKRGRPAARNTGARAATGKVLFFCNDDDLYYPQHIYSALLLCFAVNESSSEYKCQV; this is encoded by the coding sequence ATGGGGGGACTGGCCAAGGACTTGGTAATATGGAACCTGTTCCTAGACCCAATTTTTCTGCGCACTGTCTTTACTACTAACTTCCCCCACATTCTACAAAGTTTGGGCATCAGTTTAGCAGTGTCCACCTACCAAGCAGGTTTTTTAATCATAGTGAGGGCGGATGGAGATAAACTCAATACCCACTTCCGTAAGTTCGACAAGCCTATGGGACTGGCAGCGGATGGTGAAAAAATTGCCCTCGGTTCCAGTTATCAGATTTTGGAATTCCGCAATTTGCCAGCTGTCACTGCTAAATTGATCCCTCCCTACAAACACGATGCCTGTTATCTTCTCCGTCAATCCCATATTACGGGAGATATTGACATCCATGAAATGGCTTATGCAGATGATGAAATTTGGTTTATCAATACTAAGCTTTCCTGTCTTTGCACGATCGATCGCGTCCACAGTTTTGTACCCCAGTGGCGGCCACCGTTTATTTCGGGTTACGATTTAACCGATCGGTGTCATTTGAATGGCTTGGGGGTGAGGGAGGGCAAACCCCGCTATGTTACAGCTTTAGGGGAGACAGATACACCTAACGGCTGGCGCGCAAATAGAGCTAGGGGTGGGATATTGATGGATATAGCAACCAATGAGTTTATCTGTCGGGGGTTGTCTATGCCCCATTCCCCTAGATGGTACAGAGATAGGTTATGGGTGTTGGAGTCAGGTAAAGGTAGTGTTGCCACCGTTGACTTACGAACGGGAGCACTAACCACAGTGGCAGAACTGCCAGTTTTTACCAGGGGGATAGATTTTTGGGGTAATCTAGCTTTCATTGGTCTTTCGCAAGTGCGGGAAACTGCTGTGTTTAGCGGTATTCCCCTTACCCAGAGATTGACAGAGCGAATTTGTGGTATATGGATTGTCAATATTGTTACAGGAGAAACATTGGGATTTTTACGATTTATAGAGGGAGTGCAGGAAATTTTTGCCATCTCTGTTTTACCCCATCGTTATCCTGAGGTGCTGGAGACTAACGACGTTCACTTGACTAACTCTTTCTTTTTACCTGATGAGGCTGTTTGTCAATTTGTACAGACTGAACTGTCCACGCCCCCAGAACGAGTGATTGACTCCTTTTCTGTCATCATACCTGTGTACAACACTAACAGGAGAGGCAAGGGGGTTCTAGAAAGGACACTCAAGAGTATAGAGGCTAGCATTGATTACTACTTAGCACAGGAGAAACCAGAACACCACTGTAAATATGAGGTAATACTAGTGAATGACGGCTCTACAGATAATACCTGGGAGATAGTCCAACAGTTTGTCCGGGGTAAATCTTTCTATCGTTTGATAGAACATGACCGGAAGCGGGGGCGACCAGCAGCACGCAATACAGGGGCAAGGGCAGCCACAGGCAAGGTGTTATTTTTCTGTAATGATGATGACCTCTACTATCCGCAACATATTTACTCTGCTTTGCTACTCTGCTTTGCAGTTAATGAGTCGTCCAGTGAATACAAGTGCCAAGTTTAG
- a CDS encoding tetratricopeptide repeat protein: MSRPVNTSAKFRLPFNLPAAVQMGVHTADPLHPYWKAQMERVICLNLCVRKEAHDFIEGFPEDELDKADGVYTNCLANFCAIVSSAEETVEYMRYPGNSFDRQLQQLQNAPSTVDLSISPAEQAGLDCQHRLQYLAEKLQRLSRENPDVMLQWGNDLYNQGDLDSALQYYQRCLELDPDFLQAKYNMATTLLDLDRPQEAFPIFEEIVKIQPDHADAWNSLGRICARYREWDRAIAFYEKAVSIQPDQATAHWHLGIELLRKGDFMRGWEEYEWRWRTPGFTPLNVPKPRWQGEDISDKTILLYTEQGTEEAIQFIRYAPIVKRLCKRLLVLCPKQLYGLFKLVEGIDELLLAGEILLSSFDTYIPLLSVPQVLKTTLDNIPAAIPYITPVFRPQIDEFMQEHLGKFNVGFAWASNNDLRSCPIIDLLPILAMSGVTFFSLQKGDRARDLQQLPNTVQVIDLEPYLKDYLDLAWAMTKLDLIISVDSSVLHLAGAIGKPAWGMLCFVPDWQWLRLQETSPWYPSMRLFWQQEYKSWAEVVESVQRALLQLQ; this comes from the coding sequence ATGAGTCGTCCAGTGAATACAAGTGCCAAGTTTAGGCTGCCTTTTAATTTGCCAGCGGCGGTGCAGATGGGCGTACACACTGCTGATCCTCTACATCCCTACTGGAAAGCACAAATGGAAAGGGTTATTTGTCTGAATTTGTGTGTCAGAAAGGAAGCCCATGATTTTATAGAGGGGTTTCCTGAAGATGAGTTGGATAAGGCAGATGGGGTGTATACCAATTGTTTGGCTAATTTTTGTGCGATCGTTTCCTCTGCAGAGGAGACGGTGGAGTATATGCGCTATCCAGGCAATTCCTTCGATCGGCAGTTACAGCAGTTGCAGAATGCCCCAAGCACTGTGGACTTGTCTATCTCGCCGGCTGAGCAGGCGGGGCTTGATTGCCAGCATCGTTTACAGTATTTGGCAGAAAAACTCCAGCGTCTGTCCAGGGAAAACCCTGACGTTATGTTGCAGTGGGGGAATGATTTGTATAACCAGGGGGATTTAGATTCAGCTTTGCAGTATTATCAGCGCTGCCTCGAACTAGACCCTGACTTTTTACAAGCGAAGTATAACATGGCAACTACTCTCCTAGACCTAGATAGACCCCAAGAGGCTTTCCCTATATTTGAGGAAATTGTCAAAATACAGCCTGATCACGCTGATGCTTGGAATTCCCTGGGGAGAATTTGTGCTCGTTATCGGGAGTGGGATAGGGCAATTGCATTTTACGAGAAGGCGGTTAGTATACAACCCGATCAAGCGACCGCCCATTGGCATCTAGGCATAGAACTGTTACGAAAGGGTGACTTCATGCGAGGGTGGGAAGAATATGAATGGCGATGGCGAACTCCCGGATTTACCCCTCTAAATGTCCCCAAACCCCGCTGGCAGGGGGAAGACATCAGTGACAAAACAATTCTGCTCTACACAGAGCAAGGCACAGAGGAGGCAATTCAGTTTATTCGTTACGCTCCAATCGTTAAACGCTTGTGTAAGCGCCTGCTAGTTTTGTGTCCCAAACAGCTGTACGGATTATTCAAATTGGTAGAAGGGATTGATGAACTGCTGTTAGCGGGAGAGATTCTCCTGTCCTCGTTTGATACCTATATTCCATTGTTAAGTGTGCCACAGGTCTTAAAAACTACTCTTGACAACATCCCTGCTGCTATTCCCTATATCACACCTGTTTTCAGACCGCAAATTGACGAATTCATGCAGGAGCATTTAGGTAAATTTAACGTTGGTTTTGCTTGGGCTAGTAATAACGATCTGCGATCCTGTCCAATTATTGATCTGTTACCAATTTTAGCCATGTCTGGAGTGACTTTTTTCAGTTTACAAAAGGGCGATCGGGCAAGAGATTTACAACAATTACCAAATACTGTACAAGTGATAGACCTAGAACCCTACCTGAAAGACTATTTAGACCTAGCTTGGGCAATGACTAAGTTAGATTTGATTATCAGTGTTGATAGTTCTGTGCTGCATTTGGCAGGAGCAATAGGTAAACCCGCGTGGGGGATGCTTTGCTTTGTCCCTGATTGGCAGTGGTTGCGTTTACAGGAAACGAGTCCCTGGTATCCTTCCATGCGTCTGTTTTGGCAGCAAGAATACAAAAGCTGGGCAGAGGTGGTGGAAAGTGTACAAAGAGCACTGCTGCAGTTGCAATAG
- a CDS encoding divergent PAP2 family protein: MEHLLDNRVLLIALSASLVAQLIKVIIESIRHRCLKLQVFFETGGMPSSHSALVSALATGIGLTQGWDSGLFAIACVFAVIVMYDATGIRRAAGQQAQLLNQIVVELYEDSPPDPLKELLGHTPVQVVVGAIVGIVLMWWLL, translated from the coding sequence ATGGAACATCTCCTTGATAACCGTGTGTTATTGATTGCCCTGAGTGCTAGTCTGGTAGCACAGCTGATTAAAGTAATCATTGAGAGTATTCGCCATCGCTGCTTGAAATTGCAGGTGTTTTTTGAAACAGGGGGGATGCCTAGTTCCCATTCCGCGTTAGTATCAGCTTTGGCAACAGGGATTGGTCTTACCCAGGGTTGGGACAGTGGGCTATTTGCTATTGCCTGTGTCTTTGCTGTCATTGTGATGTATGATGCTACAGGGATTCGGCGGGCAGCAGGTCAACAAGCGCAACTGCTTAACCAAATTGTGGTGGAATTGTACGAGGATTCTCCCCCTGACCCCCTCAAGGAACTCTTAGGACACACACCTGTGCAAGTGGTAGTAGGGGCGATTGTGGGAATTGTTTTGATGTGGTGGTTACTCTAA
- a CDS encoding polyprenyl synthetase family protein: MALTFDLKSYLDRYRQQVETALDTYLPMGYPPKIYEAMRYSLLAGGKRLRPILVLASCELCGGTPDWAMPTAVAVEMIHTMSLIHDDLPAMDNDDYRRGKPTNHKVFGEDIAILAGDGLLAYAFQVIADRTPLEVPRDRVVRVIGLLARSVSAAGLVGGQVVDLEMEGNPHATEEMLDYIHKHKTAALLEAAVVGGAIVAGASDQQIELLRQYSQNIGLAFQIIDDILDITSTPEELGKSVGKDEKAQKLTYPKLWGIATSQQKAQALIQEAKQLLATFGDRAIPLQSLADYIVERTN; encoded by the coding sequence ATGGCACTTACCTTTGACCTCAAAAGTTACCTCGATCGGTATCGCCAGCAGGTAGAAACTGCCCTGGATACATATTTACCGATGGGCTATCCCCCCAAAATCTATGAAGCGATGCGCTATTCCCTCCTAGCAGGGGGAAAACGGTTGCGACCCATTTTAGTCTTAGCTAGTTGTGAACTCTGTGGTGGTACACCAGATTGGGCAATGCCGACGGCGGTGGCGGTGGAGATGATCCACACCATGTCTTTAATTCACGACGACCTGCCGGCAATGGACAATGACGACTATCGGCGGGGTAAACCCACTAACCACAAAGTCTTTGGGGAAGACATAGCGATCTTGGCGGGGGATGGACTCCTTGCCTATGCTTTTCAAGTCATTGCTGATCGCACCCCCCTGGAAGTACCCAGAGATAGAGTGGTGCGCGTGATTGGGCTGCTTGCCCGATCGGTTTCTGCGGCAGGCTTGGTGGGTGGTCAAGTGGTAGATTTAGAGATGGAAGGCAATCCCCATGCCACAGAAGAAATGCTGGATTACATTCACAAACACAAGACAGCAGCCCTGTTGGAAGCGGCAGTAGTAGGGGGAGCGATCGTCGCAGGGGCAAGTGACCAGCAGATAGAACTGTTGCGGCAATACTCCCAGAACATTGGCTTAGCCTTTCAGATCATTGATGACATTTTAGACATCACTTCTACCCCTGAAGAATTGGGCAAAAGCGTAGGCAAGGATGAGAAAGCGCAAAAACTGACCTATCCCAAGCTATGGGGCATTGCAACCTCCCAACAGAAAGCCCAGGCACTAATTCAAGAAGCCAAACAACTACTGGCAACCTTTGGCGATCGGGCAATACCCCTGCAGTCACTGGCAGACTACATTGTGGAGCGCACTAACTAG
- the folD gene encoding bifunctional methylenetetrahydrofolate dehydrogenase/methenyltetrahydrofolate cyclohydrolase FolD, giving the protein MTAQIIDGKAIAQAFQEKIAQRIQQLAPEYGRPPGLAVIMVGNNPASATYVANKEKACQRVGIASFGKHLPANTTQSELRALIEELNSNPLVDGILLQLPVPPHLDSSAIINTILPQKDADGLHPVNLGKLVRGEPGLRSCTPAGVMELLKTLPLPLAGKRAVVVGRSILVGKPLALMLLEANATVTIVHSRTPNPQEITQTADILVVAAGKPNLIRGDMVKAGAVVIDVGINRVGDKLVGDVDFGEVSQVASYITPVPGGVGPMTVTLLLQNTLWSYCQRYGTYL; this is encoded by the coding sequence ATGACTGCTCAGATTATAGATGGCAAAGCAATTGCCCAGGCTTTCCAGGAAAAAATTGCCCAGCGTATCCAACAACTAGCACCAGAATATGGTCGTCCACCGGGATTAGCAGTGATTATGGTGGGGAACAACCCCGCTAGTGCTACCTATGTCGCCAACAAGGAAAAAGCCTGCCAGCGCGTCGGGATAGCTTCCTTCGGCAAACATCTCCCCGCAAATACCACCCAATCGGAGTTACGGGCGCTAATTGAAGAGTTAAACAGTAACCCTCTCGTAGATGGTATTTTGTTGCAGCTACCTGTGCCACCTCATCTCGATAGTAGTGCAATAATCAACACAATCCTGCCCCAGAAGGATGCAGATGGTCTCCATCCTGTTAACCTAGGCAAACTAGTGAGAGGGGAACCAGGGCTAAGAAGTTGTACTCCCGCAGGAGTAATGGAGCTATTAAAAACTCTACCGCTCCCCCTGGCTGGCAAACGGGCAGTAGTAGTGGGGCGAAGTATTTTGGTGGGCAAACCCCTAGCCCTTATGCTCCTAGAAGCTAACGCCACTGTCACGATCGTCCATTCCCGTACTCCCAACCCCCAGGAAATTACCCAGACAGCAGATATTTTGGTCGTAGCTGCAGGTAAACCCAATTTAATTAGGGGCGACATGGTCAAGGCAGGGGCAGTGGTAATCGACGTGGGGATTAATCGAGTGGGGGATAAACTAGTGGGAGATGTGGACTTTGGCGAAGTTTCCCAGGTGGCTAGCTACATTACCCCTGTGCCTGGCGGAGTTGGTCCTATGACCGTTACGCTTTTGTTGCAAAATACATTATGGAGCTACTGCCAACGGTATGGCACTTACCTTTGA
- a CDS encoding translation initiation factor, giving the protein MPVNKRVVYREFGKEPEPEPKTTPLPIAQQKVRVQISRKGRGGKTVTVISGVQGTEDTYKELLKKLKTLCGAGGTVKADTIEVQGEHADKIVTALVEWGYKQCKRG; this is encoded by the coding sequence ATGCCTGTGAACAAGCGGGTAGTTTATCGCGAATTTGGCAAAGAGCCAGAACCTGAACCAAAAACCACCCCATTACCGATTGCCCAACAAAAAGTGAGGGTGCAAATTTCCCGCAAAGGGAGAGGGGGCAAGACAGTGACTGTAATTTCGGGTGTGCAGGGAACCGAGGATACCTACAAAGAACTACTCAAAAAACTAAAGACTCTCTGCGGGGCAGGCGGGACAGTCAAAGCGGACACGATCGAAGTTCAAGGGGAACATGCAGATAAAATAGTCACTGCCCTGGTGGAATGGGGTTATAAACAGTGTAAGAGAGGGTAG
- a CDS encoding glycosyltransferase family 1 protein, translated as MLHFFLIPYLLREHSYEVYEYSNAEICKWAEFYLSRKTGFHLTNFLAGKVTENPNDILLGHPTFIDQPEKHPCGKVIRNWVKDNALTTDLLCHPNTYIFMPWVPVFPPEWTECMPFWQSQLLSARKIFGLCGRIWYDRTLELEDSSIQCQVKHKLVHINMGLAAQNIFPYKSMFNPIGQRGILHISHLGTYKGFDITCASLMGLDVLLHVAGNVPQLHEGLIKTHIQGEEFVFNFLGCIDNSDPFTNQWIIENYDFYIHTATMDAQATTILENVARGLIPLVTPESGFISDHAIYLTHDPDENRKIIRWALNLPESELLKRSQLLREQVLREHNWENIFNKVWDEISMDIEMRKQKQEGAKL; from the coding sequence ATGCTTCACTTCTTTCTTATCCCCTATCTCTTACGAGAGCACAGTTATGAAGTTTACGAATACTCAAATGCAGAGATATGTAAATGGGCAGAGTTTTACCTAAGTAGAAAAACAGGTTTTCATCTAACAAACTTCTTAGCTGGGAAAGTAACTGAGAACCCAAATGATATTTTGCTGGGACACCCCACATTTATTGATCAGCCTGAGAAACATCCGTGTGGAAAAGTTATTCGCAATTGGGTAAAGGACAATGCCCTAACTACTGATCTACTCTGTCATCCCAATACTTACATTTTCATGCCTTGGGTTCCAGTTTTTCCTCCTGAATGGACTGAATGCATGCCTTTTTGGCAATCGCAACTATTATCAGCACGCAAAATTTTTGGTCTATGTGGCAGAATATGGTACGATCGGACTCTAGAATTAGAAGATAGTTCTATCCAATGTCAGGTTAAGCACAAATTGGTACACATTAACATGGGATTAGCAGCGCAAAATATTTTTCCTTATAAAAGCATGTTCAACCCTATTGGACAGAGAGGAATTCTACACATTAGCCACCTAGGAACATACAAAGGTTTTGATATTACCTGTGCCAGTTTGATGGGGCTAGATGTACTTCTGCATGTAGCTGGAAATGTACCGCAACTTCATGAAGGTTTGATCAAAACTCATATACAGGGGGAAGAATTTGTTTTCAATTTCTTGGGGTGTATTGATAATAGCGATCCATTTACTAACCAGTGGATTATAGAAAATTATGACTTTTACATACACACAGCAACGATGGATGCTCAAGCCACTACAATTTTGGAGAATGTTGCTAGAGGATTAATTCCTTTGGTAACCCCTGAGAGTGGATTCATCAGTGATCACGCTATCTACTTAACTCATGATCCCGATGAAAATCGCAAAATCATTAGGTGGGCATTAAACTTACCTGAGTCTGAGTTGCTGAAAAGAAGTCAGCTTTTAAGGGAGCAAGTTCTCCGAGAACATAACTGGGAGAACATTTTTAATAAGGTCTGGGATGAAATTTCCATGGATATAGAAATGCGCAAACAGAAACAGGAGGGAGCAAAACTATGA
- a CDS encoding class I SAM-dependent methyltransferase yields MSRSDEGKTSKVDKHIFLTKAELLEIENRIRIGRHVERYALLRQFAKGVVCDAACGCGYGSYLLATNPDVHSVIGIDSDPGVIDFAKREYASSKVSFVQGDLNTWTSDRPIDMLISVETIEHIPETLVLPNFCDRNLINHVILTYPSKKTTHYNPFHFHDFKLQDILNIFSKFICYKHFNWEYEFDVVFLIRESA; encoded by the coding sequence ATGAGCAGATCTGATGAGGGGAAGACAAGTAAAGTTGATAAACACATCTTTTTGACCAAAGCAGAGCTATTAGAAATTGAGAATCGGATTCGTATTGGGCGCCATGTAGAACGGTATGCTCTACTCAGGCAATTTGCCAAGGGTGTAGTGTGCGATGCAGCTTGTGGTTGTGGTTATGGTAGTTACCTGTTAGCAACGAACCCTGATGTACATTCTGTAATTGGGATTGACTCTGATCCAGGAGTTATTGATTTTGCTAAACGGGAATATGCTAGCTCTAAGGTTAGTTTTGTACAAGGTGACTTGAATACCTGGACTAGCGATCGACCTATAGATATGTTAATTTCTGTGGAAACAATTGAGCATATCCCCGAAACATTAGTACTACCAAATTTCTGTGATAGGAACCTGATTAATCATGTCATCCTAACATACCCCTCCAAAAAGACTACCCACTACAATCCTTTTCATTTTCATGATTTCAAGTTGCAGGATATCCTAAATATATTTTCTAAGTTTATTTGCTACAAGCACTTCAACTGGGAATATGAGTTTGATGTCGTATTTTTGATTCGGGAATCAGCTTAG